Proteins from a single region of Harpia harpyja isolate bHarHar1 chromosome 14, bHarHar1 primary haplotype, whole genome shotgun sequence:
- the ZP3 gene encoding zona pellucida sperm-binding protein 3 yields the protein MRPRSSLGFALFCWVLGEVVASNPWSFIRGQAELWRYGGDLSLGQPRAFSQPSPWAWVDVSQLQAAAPLHPVAVQCQEAQVVVTVHRDLFGTGRLVRAADLTLGSDACLPAVWSAAETVVTFVAGLHECGSTLRVTPDALVYSMSLNYKPTPAGNPVIVRTSPAVVPIECYYPRRDNVSSNGVKPTWMPFRSTLSSEEKLPFSLRLMNDDWSIERVSTIFQLGDVLRFQAGVNTENHAPLRLFVDNCVATPTPDRSSSPQYAFIDFSGCLVDGQLDDATSTFISPRPRQDVLQFAVDAFKFAGDSSDLIYISCHLKVSLADQAPDALNKACSFNKASNLWTPVEGSRDVCSCCEMRSCGLARHSRRLYAPSQRQGGRSRRELPSQLDPLVKEADVAVGPLFIHSWQDHPVRRMPSQDAGHLWMVLELAAVAGLVILILAVLGALTVCWKPSNPV from the exons ATGAGGCCTAGAAGCAGCCTGGGGTTTGCtcttttctgctgggttttgggggaggTGGTTGCTTCCAACCCCTGGAGCTTCATTAGAGGGCAGGCAGAGCTATGGAGGTATGGAGGGGATCTTTCCTTGGGGCAGCCCCGTGCATTCTCCCAGCCCTCTCCCTGGGCATGGGTGGATGTCTCCCAACTCCAGGCTGCTGCCCCGCTGCACCCTGTGGCCGTGCAGTGCCAAGAGGCGCAGGTGGTGGTCACGGTGCACAGGGACCTCTTTGGCACGGGGCGCCTGGTCAGGGCTGCGGACCTGACCCTGGGCTCggatgcctgcctgcctgcagtctGGAGTGCTGCTGAGACCGTGGTGACCTTCGTGGCTGGGCTGCACGAGTGTGGCAGCACCCTCAGG GTGACCCCTGATGCTCTGGTCTACAGCATGAGCTTAAATTACAAGCCAACTCCTGCTGGCAACCCTGTCATCGTCcgcaccagccctgctgtggtTCCTATTGAGTGCTACTACCCAAG GAGGGACAACGTGAGCAGCAATGGTGTCAAGCCCACATGGATGCCCTTTCGTTCCACCCTGTCCTCTGAGGAGAAGCTACCCTTCTCCCTGCGCCTCATGAATG ACGACTGGAGCATTGAGAGAGTCTCCACCATATTTCAACTGGGAGACGTCCTCCGCTTCCAAGCTGGTGTCAACACGGAGAACCATGCACCTCTAAGGCTCTTTGTGGACAACTGTGTGGCCACCCCAACCCCAGACAGGAGCTCTTCTCCCCAGTATgctttcattgacttcagtgg GTGCCTGGTGGATGGGCAACTGGATGATGCCACCTCGACTTTTATATCCCCAAGACCCAGGCAAGATGTGCTTCAGTTTGCAGTAGATGCATTCAAGTTTGCAGGAGACTCCAGTGATCTG ATCTACATCTCCTGCCACTTGAAGGTCTCCCTGGCTGATCAAGCTCCTGATGCTCTGAACAAGGCTTGCTCCTTCAACAAAGCCAGCAACCT CTGGACTCCTGTGGAAGGTAGCCGGGATGTCTGctcctgctgcgagatgaggagCTGTGGCTTGGCCAGGCACTCCAGGAGGctctatgctccctcccagcggCAAGGAGGACGTTCCCGGAGAGAACTGCCCTCCCAGCTCG ATCCCTTGGTGAAAGAAGCAGATGTTGCGGTTGGACCTCTCTTCATCCACAGCTGGCAGGATCACCCAGTTAGGAGGATGCCATCACAAG ATGCAGGTCACTTGTGGATGGTATTGGAGCTGGCTGCAGTTGCTGGTTTGGTCATCCTGATCCTTGCTGTTCTAGGAGCTCTGACTGTCTGCTGGAAACCCAGCAACCCTGTTTAA
- the LOC128151363 gene encoding protein PML-like isoform X3 — protein sequence MANSGSGPRLLEDDFQFVLCEGCRQESPNLKLLTCLHTLCLDCLSKNKVIGQCPVCRTAIPQASGISDTDNLLFTSLQARLKVYKKIIDGVDLFCDNCKKAGEFWCSECDEFLCTKCFEAHQRYLKRESHKAKRVMDIRAGPAKEFLEGSRRTGNLSCSNPTHKNQTVSIYCNKCCKPVCCICALLDSQHAPFCDIHSETQRRQEELGTMSQELKQKRSGFEATYAALQDEAARLEEAQREMRELIGQRVEQLVRLIRQEEEELLGLVEVRQEQGRRELARELQHVEGVLRRMEAGERLVEKMRLYATEQEVMDMQPFIKDSLDELQRLQPPAAGDRAQSGKFAECRARLQALVERVMGHPGTSSPQHDIPSEDKTTPILDLEPPGEHCQLHGGLPTGLPAHHQPCAPVLDSSVGRGHICPDQGGDMSLTQPTPPALPMQRHEEAEEDSGSAHGDTVPLPRSVQDSLASLQEDLGGWARSNVQQADELLKIGDRLLRAQHRANRHLVSMTREIQAMSHSLATIASAVGPLLQPVGSPWDLPTADVDWPSLPSNMLELFSPSALQKHEPLVPAAATAPSPSRPPPATPPASPARLEPSNPASEGECPKSRHPTKGKRGGKPSTRLQKRRKK from the exons ATGGCCAACTCCGGCTCCGGTCCGCGG CTCCTGGAAGATGACTTCCAGTTCGTCCTTTGCGAGGGCTGCCGGCAGGAATCGCCCAACCTCAAGCTCCTCACCTGCCTCCACACCTTGTGCCTCGATTGCCTGAGCAAGAACAAGGTCATCGGGCAGTGCCCCGTGTGCCGGACGGCCATCCCGCAGGCCAGCGGCATCTCCGACACGGACAACCTGCTCTTCACCAGCCTGCAGGCCAGGCTCAAGGTCTACAAGAAGATCATTGATGGGGTTGACTTGTTCTGTGACAATTGCAAGAAAGCCGGTGAGTTCTGGTGCTCTGAGTGCGATGAGTTCCTCTGCACCAAGTGCTTCGAGGCCCACCAGCGCTACCTGAAAAGGGAGAGCCACAAAGCCAAGAGAGTGATGGACATCAGGGCAGGGCCTGCTAAAGAATTCCTCGAGGGCTCCAGGAGGACCGGTAACTTGTCCTGCTCTAACCCGACCCACAAAAACCAGACTGTAAG CATCTACTGCAACAAGTGCTGCAAGCCAGTGTGCTGCATCTGCGCGCTGCTGGACAGCCAGCACGCCCCGTTCTGCGACATCCACAGCGAGACCCAgcgcaggcaggaggagctgggcaccATGAGCcaggagctgaagcagaagagaagcGGCTTCGAGGCCACCTACGCGGCGCTGCAGGACGAGGCCGCCCGGCTGGAGGAGGCGCAGCGGGAGATGCGGGAGCTGATCGGGCAGCGCGTGGAGCAGCTGGTGCGGCTGATccggcaggaggaagaggagctgctggggctggtggaagTGCGGCAGGAGCAGGGCCGGCGGGAGCTGGCGAGGGAGCTGCAGCACGTGGAAGGGGTGCTGCGGCGGATGGAGGCGGGCGAGCGGCTGGTGGAGAAGATGAGGCTCTACGCCACGGAGCAGGAGGTGATGGACATGCAGCCCTTCATCAAGGACTCGCTGGACGAGCTGCAGCGGCTGCAGccgccggcggccggggaccGAGCGCAGTCTGGGAAATTTGCCGAgtgcagagccaggctgcaggCACTGGTGGAGCGTGTCATGGGGCACCCAG gtacctcctctccccagcacGACATCCCATCTGAAGACAAGACAACCCCGATCCTCGACCTCGAGCCTCCTGGGGAGCACTGCCAACTGCACGGAGGTCTCCCCACAGGACTGCCAGCCCACCACCAGCCCTGTGCCCCCGTGTTGGACTCCTCCGTCGGCAGAGGACACATTTGTCCAGACCAGGGAGGGGATATGTCCCTCACCCAACCCACGCCTCCAGCCCTTCCGATGCAGAGGCACGAAGAAGCAGAGGAAGACTCAGGGTCAGCCCATGGGGACACTGTGCCTCTTCCCAGGAGCGTCCAGGATTCTCTGGCCTCCCTGCAGGAAGATTTGGGTGGCTGGGCCAGGTCCAACGTGCAGCAGGCAGACGAGCTCCTGAAGATCGGCGATCGCCTCCTGCGAGCTCAGCACAGGGCAAACAGGCACCTGGTGTCCATGACCCGGGAGATCCAGGCCATGTCCCACTCCCTGGCCACCATTGCCTCTGCCGTGGGACCCTTGCTGCAGCCTGTGGGCAGCCCATGGGACCTCCCCACTGCAGACGTGGACTGGCCATCGCTGCCCTCCAACATGCTGGAGTTATTCTCTCCCAGCGCTCTGCAGAAGCATGAACCGCTGGTCCCAGCGGCTGCCACGGCCCCTTCCCCCAGCAGAcccccccctgccaccccccctgccagcccagcacgCTTGGAGCCCTCCAACCCAGCCTCCGAGGGGGAATGCCCCAAATCAAGGCACCCCACCAAGGGCAAGCGTGGTGGGAAGCCCAGCACCAGACTTCAGAAGCGGAGGAAGAAGTGA
- the LOC128151363 gene encoding protein PML-like isoform X2 produces MANSGSGPRLLEDDFQFVLCEGCRQESPNLKLLTCLHTLCLDCLSKNKVIGQCPVCRTAIPQASGISDTDNLLFTSLQARLKVYKKIIDGVDLFCDNCKKAGEFWCSECDEFLCTKCFEAHQRYLKRESHKAKRVMDIRAGPAKEFLEGSRRTGNLSCSNPTHKNQTVSIYCNKCCKPVCCICALLDSQHAPFCDIHSETQRRQEELGTMSQELKQKRSGFEATYAALQDEAARLEEAQREMRELIGQRVEQLVRLIRQEEEELLGLVEVRQEQGRRELARELQHVEGVLRRMEAGERLVEKMRLYATEQEVMDMQPFIKDSLDELQRLQPPAAGDRAQSGKFAECRARLQALVERVMGHPAPFPATGTSSPQHDIPSEDKTTPILDLEPPGEHCQLHGGLPTGLPAHHQPCAPVLDSSVGRGHICPDQGGDMSLTQPTPPALPMQRHEEAEEDSGSAHGDTVPLPRSVQDSLASLQEDLGGWARSNVQQADELLKIGDRLLRAQHRANRHLVSMTREIQAMSHSLATIASAVGPLLQPVGSPWDLPTADVDWPSLPSNMLELFSPSALQKHEPLVPAAATAPSPSRPPPATPPASPARLEPSNPASEGECPKSRHPTKGKRGGKPSTRLQKRRKK; encoded by the exons ATGGCCAACTCCGGCTCCGGTCCGCGG CTCCTGGAAGATGACTTCCAGTTCGTCCTTTGCGAGGGCTGCCGGCAGGAATCGCCCAACCTCAAGCTCCTCACCTGCCTCCACACCTTGTGCCTCGATTGCCTGAGCAAGAACAAGGTCATCGGGCAGTGCCCCGTGTGCCGGACGGCCATCCCGCAGGCCAGCGGCATCTCCGACACGGACAACCTGCTCTTCACCAGCCTGCAGGCCAGGCTCAAGGTCTACAAGAAGATCATTGATGGGGTTGACTTGTTCTGTGACAATTGCAAGAAAGCCGGTGAGTTCTGGTGCTCTGAGTGCGATGAGTTCCTCTGCACCAAGTGCTTCGAGGCCCACCAGCGCTACCTGAAAAGGGAGAGCCACAAAGCCAAGAGAGTGATGGACATCAGGGCAGGGCCTGCTAAAGAATTCCTCGAGGGCTCCAGGAGGACCGGTAACTTGTCCTGCTCTAACCCGACCCACAAAAACCAGACTGTAAG CATCTACTGCAACAAGTGCTGCAAGCCAGTGTGCTGCATCTGCGCGCTGCTGGACAGCCAGCACGCCCCGTTCTGCGACATCCACAGCGAGACCCAgcgcaggcaggaggagctgggcaccATGAGCcaggagctgaagcagaagagaagcGGCTTCGAGGCCACCTACGCGGCGCTGCAGGACGAGGCCGCCCGGCTGGAGGAGGCGCAGCGGGAGATGCGGGAGCTGATCGGGCAGCGCGTGGAGCAGCTGGTGCGGCTGATccggcaggaggaagaggagctgctggggctggtggaagTGCGGCAGGAGCAGGGCCGGCGGGAGCTGGCGAGGGAGCTGCAGCACGTGGAAGGGGTGCTGCGGCGGATGGAGGCGGGCGAGCGGCTGGTGGAGAAGATGAGGCTCTACGCCACGGAGCAGGAGGTGATGGACATGCAGCCCTTCATCAAGGACTCGCTGGACGAGCTGCAGCGGCTGCAGccgccggcggccggggaccGAGCGCAGTCTGGGAAATTTGCCGAgtgcagagccaggctgcaggCACTGGTGGAGCGTGTCATGGGGCACCCAG CCCCCTTCCCTGCAACAGgtacctcctctccccagcacGACATCCCATCTGAAGACAAGACAACCCCGATCCTCGACCTCGAGCCTCCTGGGGAGCACTGCCAACTGCACGGAGGTCTCCCCACAGGACTGCCAGCCCACCACCAGCCCTGTGCCCCCGTGTTGGACTCCTCCGTCGGCAGAGGACACATTTGTCCAGACCAGGGAGGGGATATGTCCCTCACCCAACCCACGCCTCCAGCCCTTCCGATGCAGAGGCACGAAGAAGCAGAGGAAGACTCAGGGTCAGCCCATGGGGACACTGTGCCTCTTCCCAGGAGCGTCCAGGATTCTCTGGCCTCCCTGCAGGAAGATTTGGGTGGCTGGGCCAGGTCCAACGTGCAGCAGGCAGACGAGCTCCTGAAGATCGGCGATCGCCTCCTGCGAGCTCAGCACAGGGCAAACAGGCACCTGGTGTCCATGACCCGGGAGATCCAGGCCATGTCCCACTCCCTGGCCACCATTGCCTCTGCCGTGGGACCCTTGCTGCAGCCTGTGGGCAGCCCATGGGACCTCCCCACTGCAGACGTGGACTGGCCATCGCTGCCCTCCAACATGCTGGAGTTATTCTCTCCCAGCGCTCTGCAGAAGCATGAACCGCTGGTCCCAGCGGCTGCCACGGCCCCTTCCCCCAGCAGAcccccccctgccaccccccctgccagcccagcacgCTTGGAGCCCTCCAACCCAGCCTCCGAGGGGGAATGCCCCAAATCAAGGCACCCCACCAAGGGCAAGCGTGGTGGGAAGCCCAGCACCAGACTTCAGAAGCGGAGGAAGAAGTGA
- the LOC128151363 gene encoding protein PML-like isoform X1 has product MANSGSGPRLLEDDFQFVLCEGCRQESPNLKLLTCLHTLCLDCLSKNKVIGQCPVCRTAIPQASGISDTDNLLFTSLQARLKVYKKIIDGVDLFCDNCKKAGEFWCSECDEFLCTKCFEAHQRYLKRESHKAKRVMDIRAGPAKEFLEGSRRTGNLSCSNPTHKNQTVSIYCNKCCKPVCCICALLDSQHAPFCDIHSETQRRQEELGTMSQELKQKRSGFEATYAALQDEAARLEEAQREMRELIGQRVEQLVRLIRQEEEELLGLVEVRQEQGRRELARELQHVEGVLRRMEAGERLVEKMRLYATEQEVMDMQPFIKDSLDELQRLQPPAAGDRAQSGKFAECRARLQALVERVMGHPEAAPALAMENSHQISASTPAKRKKVQNANVLTSPVKVVKVENNDDGWNQTVPQQPSCLAQLGTSCSVSPMTLAKEDSLLEDVPDGNSELHDSDSDILCLDSFEDDSTDEESMDSSLLGDLSNILDEETSKDYLGLPNSSQNTLDTRQGSLVFFDMKILKNESIQMTVVDGEKIFPVLIQPMKYLSSLMAKNSIYEIGLRNLLCHLSTVHRPILGGFGLWSLPFPTLLNALTVMNKKEEFSSVVYGFLDILPLIKEEVPKRDNYKLKNLASTYLWWHFGDCSTMENANMVKYLCEVLDVDLVKKPRLILSQANLESFISLQPLLAEKLLTKPSAQTLAAHNIGLSELWSCYQHNPEKGLQKACRLINTCRHSSEKKVRNLSKVKVYFQRQEKSAESQKIPAGSDFPGAVKNEEEC; this is encoded by the exons ATGGCCAACTCCGGCTCCGGTCCGCGG CTCCTGGAAGATGACTTCCAGTTCGTCCTTTGCGAGGGCTGCCGGCAGGAATCGCCCAACCTCAAGCTCCTCACCTGCCTCCACACCTTGTGCCTCGATTGCCTGAGCAAGAACAAGGTCATCGGGCAGTGCCCCGTGTGCCGGACGGCCATCCCGCAGGCCAGCGGCATCTCCGACACGGACAACCTGCTCTTCACCAGCCTGCAGGCCAGGCTCAAGGTCTACAAGAAGATCATTGATGGGGTTGACTTGTTCTGTGACAATTGCAAGAAAGCCGGTGAGTTCTGGTGCTCTGAGTGCGATGAGTTCCTCTGCACCAAGTGCTTCGAGGCCCACCAGCGCTACCTGAAAAGGGAGAGCCACAAAGCCAAGAGAGTGATGGACATCAGGGCAGGGCCTGCTAAAGAATTCCTCGAGGGCTCCAGGAGGACCGGTAACTTGTCCTGCTCTAACCCGACCCACAAAAACCAGACTGTAAG CATCTACTGCAACAAGTGCTGCAAGCCAGTGTGCTGCATCTGCGCGCTGCTGGACAGCCAGCACGCCCCGTTCTGCGACATCCACAGCGAGACCCAgcgcaggcaggaggagctgggcaccATGAGCcaggagctgaagcagaagagaagcGGCTTCGAGGCCACCTACGCGGCGCTGCAGGACGAGGCCGCCCGGCTGGAGGAGGCGCAGCGGGAGATGCGGGAGCTGATCGGGCAGCGCGTGGAGCAGCTGGTGCGGCTGATccggcaggaggaagaggagctgctggggctggtggaagTGCGGCAGGAGCAGGGCCGGCGGGAGCTGGCGAGGGAGCTGCAGCACGTGGAAGGGGTGCTGCGGCGGATGGAGGCGGGCGAGCGGCTGGTGGAGAAGATGAGGCTCTACGCCACGGAGCAGGAGGTGATGGACATGCAGCCCTTCATCAAGGACTCGCTGGACGAGCTGCAGCGGCTGCAGccgccggcggccggggaccGAGCGCAGTCTGGGAAATTTGCCGAgtgcagagccaggctgcaggCACTGGTGGAGCGTGTCATGGGGCACCCAG aagccGCCCCAGCTCTAGCCATGGAAAACTCCCACCAG ATCTCTGCCTCCACCcctgcaaagaggaagaaagtcCAAAATGCGAATGTCCTGACGTCGCCGGTGAAGGTGGTGAAGGTTGAAAACAATGACGACGGGTGGAACCAGACGGTGCCACAGCAGCCAAGCTGCTTGGCCCAGCTTGGGACCAGCTGTTCAGTGTCTCCCATGACTCTCGCCAAGGAGGACAGCCTGCTTGAAGACGTGCCAGATGGCAACAGTGAGCTGCACGATTCAG ATAGCGATATTCTCTGCTTGGACAGCTTTGAGGACGACAGCACCGATGAGGAGTCCATG GACTCCAGTCTGTTAGGTGACCTCAGCAACATCCTCGATGAGGAAACCAGCAAAGATTACCTGGGCCTTCCCAACAGCAGCCAGAACACACTGGACACAAGACAAGGTTCCCTGGTCTTCTTTGACATGAAGATTTTGA aaaatgaaagcattcagATGACGGTGGTAGATGGAGAGAAAATATTCCCAGTCCTGATTCAGCCAATGAAATATTTGTCCAGCTTGATGGCCAAAAATAGCATCTACGAGATTGGTCTGAGGAATCTGCTGTGCCACCTCAGCACTGTCCACAGGCCCATCCTGGGTGGCTTTGGTCTCTGGTCACTCCCCTTTCCCACCCTCTTGAATGCGCTGACGGTCATGAACAAGAAAGAGGAGTTCAGTTCTGTCGTGTATGGTTTCCTGGACATTTTGCCCCTGATTAAGGAGGAGGTCCCCAAGAGGGATAACTACAAGCTGAAGAACTTGGCCAGCACTTACCTCTGGTGGCACTTTGGTGACTGCAGCACTATGGAGAATGCCAACATGGTGAAGTACCTGTGCGAGGTCCTGGACGTCGACCTGGTGAAGAAACCCAGGCTGATCCTCAGTCAAGCCAACCTGGAGTCCTTCATCTCCCTCCAGCCCTTGCTGGCTGAGAAGCTCCTCACCAAGCCATCAGCTCAAACACTGGCCGCCCACAACATCGGCCTCTCTGAGCTCTGGTCCTGCTACCAGCACAACCCCGAGAAGGGGCTCCAGAAAGCGTGCCGTCTCATCAACACTTGCCGGCACAGCTCCGAAAAGAAAGTCCGAAACCTGAGCAAGGTCAAGGTCTACTTCCAGCGCCAGGAGAAGTCAGCTGAAAGCCAGAAGATCCCGGCAGGCAGTGATTTCCCAGGAGCTGTAAAGAACGAGGAAGAGTGTTGA